gacaggtagtttattttttatgtgttttcactgttaataaaatacatattgatatatattGAGTATCGCCaatcagctaaacaatatcgagatatgagttttggtccacaAGGCCCAGCCATACTACATAGCCAGTACGAGTTTAATAATGCATTAAACAAGCCAATTGTTATTTTTGTCCTGATTACGGTTGTGTGTTGTAGGCAAAATACCtaaattatatttaacattttaaaacattattgtGTTGGTACAGAAAAGACAATTGTCagatattcatttttatataactGTGCTGAGTGTATGTGGTTAACACAAGTGTTCTTCATGCAAAGACAGGCCGATGACTGGCTGTAATTATGCTCAGTTTGTTTATCATCTTTCAGGTTATTTGATATTATTATCTTCACTAGACCCCAAGTATTTGCTGTCACTAAAATGTTGGTACCGCATGAAGTAAGGGCAGTTCTTTTTTATGGGCCCAAATCAGATATTTTAATAAAGACCCCaatgtttatttgaaatacTTTCTCCTCCATTGAATAAGAATGtacttcagaaaaaaatcacattgttacattttgatttagatCAGCATTACCTAGTTAAGGTGCTATGGGCTTGCTGTATACTGACCTCAGAGCTGATTTTGCATTCCTTAGTTattatttcacacattttcccCTCAGGTTTTGTGTAGGATGTGACAGTCATTGAAGCTGCTGCCATGCAGTCTTTAGGCTCCGAGCATCAAAAGTAAGTAAAACAATGTAAATGTAAAGTGCTGCTTTTGTGTACTTTCTTATACTTTAATGTATTAcatttgagtgtttgtttttttaatttttctgtcCATGTTTCAGAGATTGGGTTTGAAGTTTACAGcaatttgtttaatttattctatttatttatttagaaactGGCATGGAGCTTATAGTGTGGCTGTGTCTGAAGTAGGGATGGGGATTATTAATTATTAGTGAAATCAATAACCTTATCGATACTCCTGAACGATCCGAGTCTTTATATATTCCACTATggatacttttatatttttagtgcaAAGATGAGACGGCAATTTGTTTTTAACGAAAAGTTATTTTATATTGCTAGGAAAACAAATGATCCTCCAACAAATTACTTTATTAACTTTGGCCTAATATTCATTTTACTGACCCGACCTTGAACACATTATAATGTTACATTATGTCACCCTTGTTTTTTAGCTATCTAGCTTTTATCTTGCTAATTTCAACATGATTTTCAACATTGATTTACTATTTTCAAATCACAGGACTTGCTACAAAGTTTGGGTACGCTTTAGAGGTGTGACTTTTAAATGTCTAGAAAAACATTAAACGTTTAGAAAAATTGACAACCATTTAAAGGTTAattcgttttttttgttgtttgcatGTCACTGCACAAAGCACAGAGCAAAGTAGCTGTCAtactctgtgttgttctccaacGTGCGGCTGCGGACTCGCCTGTGGACTCGACCGCGCatctatttaattttttatttattgctgtgtctgattaaaataagctgtaaagtcagAAAAGTGgctgtcatgttgtgtttttcctgatgtgcagacgcggactcaACTGCGcgtccctttttttctctctctctcgctctctctcgtccgcctgtttgtcaactgagcacgcttcatcataacataaagcgtgcatatGTTGTATAaagacgttatgtacaagaggtaatcgtgcttaggcacagatagtcctgtgtagtgtgaccgcgggccgtgccggccagcgtgggaacggcgctgcgggggggggggcaatcgtgcttgggtacagcacggtacagatggccagtgtgaccgcgcccttacaAGAGGGCTGTACGGACAGCGGACCTTatcactccctctctctatgctgatgtgattctgcatTCTGTGTCTTCAAGGGCCATGGGGTCCTTGCACGCATCTGCACTGCTCGCGCGCTCTCGCTCAGTGATTTGGTATTAAAGACGTGACTTGACTGGAGAAATTATGTTTTGTTAAAAGACCCATGAGACTCAATAGCAGTATCGATAAGTTtaagtattatttattttcaggtTTTGAAAACTTCAGAACCAGGTCCTTATGGGAATAGGTTTTGATCCCTATCCCTAGTCTGAAGCAGGCCTACTGTATAGCTATGTTTTATTTAcccattttcttttaatgttaatttctGACTGAAATTCATGCATTACAAAACCCCCACTAAAGAGCAGAAAATTTAGATGTGGTGTGTATTCCAACATTGCATTGCATCATGTATGAAAGTCAATGAATGAGGAAGTTGTTGGGACACAGAACACCCTTCACATTGTGCTCCAAGCTCGACTCTAGGTGTTGTAGTTGATGGCCCCTGATGCTTAAATGTATAAAGTCATAAACTCACCAAATTATTCTAACTTTTGAAGGTCAGTAATTTGTTTTGCTTAAATTTGCAGGTCTCTCAATTCTGGTCAATCTGCACCATGTGCTCTTTGGCCAGTGGACCTGAAGTTAACTCACTTGGACTGGAACGCTGAAGCAACCCTGATACACTTCCAGGGACAGTACCTTACCATATGTGAACTTGACTATACTATCTTGCAAGGAGAAATACAGAATACACCAAAGAATAAAACTGCTGTGGATATTGGAGAGTTCTGCCTCGTAGAAGATTTGACTTCAGCTCGGTGGTACAGAGGAAGAGTTCAGAACCGGAAAGAGGACTTGTTCGATGTGTTCCTGATAGATCATGGTAATGTCTTGAGTGTAAATATTGACCACATATCTTCCTGTTCAAGTGAGTTGTTCATCCTTCCTCCCAAGATAGTGTGTGGCTTCCTTGCAAATGTACTTCTACTTAAAGGTTCTTGCTCTGTGATTGATGAGTACCTGGCAAACCTGATTGGACAAAGTGTCACAGGGTACATTCAAGCCCTGCTTCCTCACAAAGTGCTATTGTTAGAAGCTTCtgacatcaacaacaacatagtTAGACATGGGCTTGGGAGGCATGTGGACACAGAAACTTTCCTCCTGTTGGTTGAGATGCTCACAGAAGTACAactcaaacaaaacattgagCCAGTTCCTGATTTACTCATTGAAAAGCCAAGAGGACAAGAATTCAGCTTTAAACCATCTGGCTTGCGAGGGCACGAACAAATTCTGTCATTCTGTGGACCTAGATTACCTTGTGGGACAAGAGCTAAAGTGCGAGTGACTGCTGCTGTGAAACCTGGGCTGTTTTACTGTCAGATGGTTAGTAAGGAAACAGAACTATGGGAGATGTCAAGAAAGCTGGCTGAAGTTTGTGAGTACACAACAAAAGAACACACTCAGAAGACACCAGAAAACCTGGGCTTACTGTGCTCCATAAAGGGGAAAGACGGGAGATGGTACAGAGGCTTTGTGCAATATCTTCCAGTCAACTCTCAAGTTAGAGTTTTGTTTATTGACTATGGATTTTTAGAATCGGTCAAAGTTGAAAACGTCCACAAGTTGCCATCAGGTATTTATTCAACACCAATCATGGCGTTCCCATGCTCACTTTCATGTCTAAGCGACCAGGATGAGGCGCTTAAAACTCAACAGTTGAGTTTTCTCAAGGCTGGCTTGCTTGGAAAGGTGTTGGACGTGGACATCAGAGGCTTTGATGAAGATAGGCTTCTGTACCCTATCACAGTGATTGGTGCTGAAGATAATCGAGTGAAGAAACCAGAGATCATTCAAGAGATTCCTGCAATGAAGATTGAGTCAGTTTTTGAAAGGGAGGAGTTGTCACCTCAGAGTAGCCATTTAAACTATGAGACAATCGTGAgcaaaactttaaatgaaacacTGGAAGAAGAGGAGCTGCAAGTAAACTCTGTCTTTGTTGGCTACGTCGAGCATGTCCAAAATCCAAGCAATTTCTGGATCAGAACACAAAAACGCAATGATGAGTTTGAGGAGATGATGGCAAAAATGTCAGATCACTTCGATCAAGTGAAGCTGGATGAAGATGTACTGTTGAATCCTGAGCTGGGGACAATGTGCTGTGCAGTTTATGAGGAAGACATGCATTTCTACAGAGGTGTAGTGACAGACACTCTTGAGCATGGAGCTGAGGTTCTGTTCATTGACTTTGGCAACATTGAGAAAGTGCCACACATGTTGATCAAAAAGATACCCGAGACATTTGCCAGCAAGTCAGCGTTCGCCATTTGTTGTTCACTTGTTAATGTTATTCCTTTGGATGAAGTATGGACCAATGCCACCTCTTGCTTTTTCAAACGAGCTGTGTCCAACAAAGCCTTGCTAGTCCATGTTGTcgaggtgaaaaaaaacaaatttgtagTGGATCTCAAAGAGAATGGGAGTGAAAACAATCAGAGCATCACTGAGCTTCTGATCTCCTCAAATCAAGCAGAATTCTGGAACAACATTACCATAGAGCCTGTAGcgcaaaaaaatacagaaaagacaAGATGCCCAGAATATGGTGTGACATCAGACGTCAATGAATGTAACGAGCAATGGGAGGATTGTGAAGacgaagagaaaaaaagcacaaaggaAACCGACAAGGTCCAAACCCCTGCTAGTTTCAAAGCATTAACTATCACACCAGGGTGTGATTTCGCTGTGCGGTGCATTTCCATCAGTTCTCCATCAGAGTTCTGGTGCCAGCCTCTTGACAAAGCTCAAGAGTTGGAGGAACTGATGGCTAAAGTTCAGCATTATTACTCAACTAAACGAGTCCCCTTACGATCAGGAGATTCGTGCTGTGTTGCTGTGTCACCTAAAGATAAGAGAGGTTACAGGGCCTTTGTCATAGAACAAATGAATCAGCATGTCAAAGTGATGCTGGTTGACTTTGGCAACACCATAATGATAAATGAGCACAACCTGCAAGCTATAATGCCAGAATTTCTTAATTTGGAGGGACTAGCTTTCAGATGCAGCCTTTACAATGGGATTGAACCTGCTGCTCACAAGAACTCAGGGTATTGGACTCCAGAGGTACTTAACACGATGACCGATTTTGTCCTTAACAGCGCCGGTGCCCTAAGATGCAAAGTTGTCTCACAGTTGAATATCAAAGACAAAGGGTTGTGCAATGTTGTTGATCTCCACAATGCCCAGTCCAAACAGAGCATAACGAAACTGCTTGTGGAACAAGGCATGGCAACAGAGGCGGCAATCtcaacaaagcaaatgtcaacaGTGTTCCCTGAGTCTTTTACCTACTCTTCATACGATCTGACTCCCGGAAAGGAAGAACATGTCTTCATCACTCATGTGAGCAGTCATTGTGAGCTCTACTGCCACCTTGAGAGAAACACGGAAGTAATTGAACTGCTTGAAACTAAAATCTCTGAGGAGAGTGAGAAAATGATACAAGCCAGTACAAAAGCTGTCGTGAATAAGCTGTGTCTGGCTAAATACTTGGATGGCAAATGGTACAGGGGCTTGATACACCCTGTTCAGTCACCTCTGCAtctcaatgtgttttttgtggATTAcggaaacacaaacatatcagaaaaaaatcacGTCATGTTGATCCCCAGAGACTCTGGTGAGTTGTTGTACACGCCCATGCAGGCTTTGAGATGCAGCCTTGCTTCAGTGTCCAAGGGAGAGTTCTATGCAGATGTCAAGGAATGGCTCGATGGTGCGATTCTCAACAAGCAAGTTAGAGCTGTCATAGTTGGAAACAGCGATGATGGATCATTTGATGTTGAACTGTTTGATGGAGATGTTAACATCAATGAGAAGGTAAATGAGCTTATTTTCAGTCTTTCGCCTAAACCAAAAGCAAACATCAGTTTTGACATAAACAGCATACAGGGATACCAGAAATCTCTCAGCTCAGACATCACAAAGCCATCAGTCAAGTGCAAGAATCAGCGTAACAGACGATCTTCAAGCTCTCCTGCATGTAAAGCACACAGAGGCACTCAAGCTGAGAGGGAAACCCAtaaaaagacaggaaacacGAGAAGTGTTCGTGggaaaaaacagcacaataacACAAAAGTCAAACAAGGAAATGAGGGCAATACAAAGAATCACGTCCCTGAAAAGCCTCTGAAATCCTCTCCAGATAAAGACCAGAGAGAGTATTTGGATACCAACACAAAGTCCAAACATACACAATTGACAGAAGAAACACAGATACCTCAGCTCTCGTGTTTGCCGAACATGAAGGTGGGTGGCAGTTTTATGGCCAAGTGTTTTGTCTCCCACATTGACTCAGTCGACAGTTTTTTCCTCCAACTGTCAGTAGATGAATCTGCCATCTTGAAAATGGTTGAAGATCTCAACTCAGGTGTCCTCCGAGATTCATTGACTGCTGCCACATCTTTGAGAATCAATGACCTTGTTCTGGCTGAGTATGAGGAAGATGGCGCTCTGTATCGTGCTGTTGTGAAGGACTTTGAAGGAAGTTCCTGTCTCAAAGTAGAGTTTGTGGACTACGGAAACTCAGCAGTCATTGCGAAGGAGAAGATCTACTCCATACCAAAGGAATATCTGTCTCAACCCAGATTTGGCATACCATGCTCCTTATTGTACACAAACCTGTACAAAGACGATGAGTCTTTCACGGAAGCTGTCATGGAGAAGCCTCTCTGGGTAGATTTTGTCTGTCAGTGGGGAACTCAGTGGAAAGTCAAGATCGAGATTCATGAAGTTCCAGCTATACTTGGAGCTACTGTTGAAAGAAGTAccaaaagggaaaaagaaagggAAGCCCCCCAGAGTTCATCTGAAATAGAAGAGCGAGTGAGACC
The Labrus bergylta chromosome 15, fLabBer1.1, whole genome shotgun sequence DNA segment above includes these coding regions:
- the tdrd15 gene encoding tudor domain-containing protein 15 translates to MYKRSLNSGQSAPCALWPVDLKLTHLDWNAEATLIHFQGQYLTICELDYTILQGEIQNTPKNKTAVDIGEFCLVEDLTSARWYRGRVQNRKEDLFDVFLIDHGNVLSVNIDHISSCSSELFILPPKIVCGFLANVLLLKGSCSVIDEYLANLIGQSVTGYIQALLPHKVLLLEASDINNNIVRHGLGRHVDTETFLLLVEMLTEVQLKQNIEPVPDLLIEKPRGQEFSFKPSGLRGHEQILSFCGPRLPCGTRAKVRVTAAVKPGLFYCQMVSKETELWEMSRKLAEVCEYTTKEHTQKTPENLGLLCSIKGKDGRWYRGFVQYLPVNSQVRVLFIDYGFLESVKVENVHKLPSGIYSTPIMAFPCSLSCLSDQDEALKTQQLSFLKAGLLGKVLDVDIRGFDEDRLLYPITVIGAEDNRVKKPEIIQEIPAMKIESVFEREELSPQSSHLNYETIVSKTLNETLEEEELQVNSVFVGYVEHVQNPSNFWIRTQKRNDEFEEMMAKMSDHFDQVKLDEDVLLNPELGTMCCAVYEEDMHFYRGVVTDTLEHGAEVLFIDFGNIEKVPHMLIKKIPETFASKSAFAICCSLVNVIPLDEVWTNATSCFFKRAVSNKALLVHVVEVKKNKFVVDLKENGSENNQSITELLISSNQAEFWNNITIEPVAQKNTEKTRCPEYGVTSDVNECNEQWEDCEDEEKKSTKETDKVQTPASFKALTITPGCDFAVRCISISSPSEFWCQPLDKAQELEELMAKVQHYYSTKRVPLRSGDSCCVAVSPKDKRGYRAFVIEQMNQHVKVMLVDFGNTIMINEHNLQAIMPEFLNLEGLAFRCSLYNGIEPAAHKNSGYWTPEVLNTMTDFVLNSAGALRCKVVSQLNIKDKGLCNVVDLHNAQSKQSITKLLVEQGMATEAAISTKQMSTVFPESFTYSSYDLTPGKEEHVFITHVSSHCELYCHLERNTEVIELLETKISEESEKMIQASTKAVVNKLCLAKYLDGKWYRGLIHPVQSPLHLNVFFVDYGNTNISEKNHVMLIPRDSGELLYTPMQALRCSLASVSKGEFYADVKEWLDGAILNKQVRAVIVGNSDDGSFDVELFDGDVNINEKVNELIFSLSPKPKANISFDINSIQGYQKSLSSDITKPSVKCKNQRNRRSSSSPACKAHRGTQAERETHKKTGNTRSVRGKKQHNNTKVKQGNEGNTKNHVPEKPLKSSPDKDQREYLDTNTKSKHTQLTEETQIPQLSCLPNMKVGGSFMAKCFVSHIDSVDSFFLQLSVDESAILKMVEDLNSGVLRDSLTAATSLRINDLVLAEYEEDGALYRAVVKDFEGSSCLKVEFVDYGNSAVIAKEKIYSIPKEYLSQPRFGIPCSLLYTNLYKDDESFTEAVMEKPLWVDFVCQWGTQWKVKIEIHEVPAILGATVERSTKREKEREAPQSSSEIEERVRPCEQTNLKKAATQKEATTSETMPTAYGETLTRDPPPGTLAPKLKVINYRRHKTTRTRNRTRKKAALKSSVKASDWADAVIPSKIQAGTENATFLSVLSNGNFYIRLNETSELLAALKSRIADNLYKCKVVAEEDVKVGLKCLVKVDKDTQWHRAVVQHVGLGKSQVLLVDQGVSEEIPNGLIRNTCSDLTEIQNLAVLCKVHSLGFSERACADTSCWETLQLLVDKEVKLTFVCYSKVDQLWVVEIVMNGLFLVQQNEMIQTPAETRNETEEEEKIHLDVNTSPLQQLVFAPVDIDKMYPGFAAAVTTPFEFCLVLEDLLLIMNKLSLMLDDLPEQMPPLPEVHLVPGTCCLIKSESKNKWCRAEIVNADTIAVLNLVDYGHCECMQCEDFSELKVLPAEMTNIPKVTFPCILRGVKPVDEDGQWTDDAAVFFQQCLYQKNLQIFFREFESNTHWKVDILADGVHVAKELVDAGHANYIDVMLGLRFQEQSLCKAASRSPDSGDEFVQADEASDGTSHLSVDFTDEAGTVPLSAVSGFRHCFLM